The window TGACAGGATTTACCGCATTATTAATTTCCGGGCATTTAGAAACATCTTTTCCTTGATCCGCAGCAGAAGTACTAAGAGCATCTGTGGCTTTTACAGAACCATCATTCGACTTTTCTATTTCCTTATGTTCTGTGGACTCTTTTAACGGTCTCACTTCAGGTGGAAGTTCTTCATCTTTTTGTAGTGAAACTGTAGGCTTCAGTTCCTCATCTGACTTTGCTTCCTCCAGTACCTTGGATCCAGCAACAGGATGGACcacattttcttctccttcaagAGATTTCTGCAACTTGGTTTCCACAAGAGATTCCTCTTTTGTTTCTGATGAGCCTGTGACCTTGACCTCCTCATCTGGCTTCACGGTTTCCAGTTTATGAGAAATGTGATCAAGATTACAAGTTGCTTCGGTAAAATGTGTCTGAAGGTTGTCATTCTGGTTTTCAACACGCCAGTTAAGATCCTGAACTTGATGCAGCTTTTCCTCCAATTCCTTCAGCTTTTTGCTCAAGTCTTCCTTGTCACCTATGAGAGTAGCCTTGTCACCTCCCAGATTTTTAATCTGTTCATGAATCTCGTCATTTTCGCTTCTTAATCTCTTGACTAGAGCAGTCTGTGATGAAACTGCACTTTCTAAACTAATCACCTTAGTCACTAGCTCGTCAATCTTATCTGCCATTTCCGAAACAGTGAGAGATGAATCGGGTGCAGCGTCATAGTGTTCCTTAATTTTCGCCCGTAATAACTCTAGTCTCTGTCTCTGTTGAGTTGCCTTGTCCACTTCCTGGTCCAAGCTTTtgtcattttcttcatttacAGATTCATCCTTTGCATTTGGATTTTCCGGATTTGTTTGATCAGGATGAAACTCATTCTTAAGAGTCTCTAAGTTCTTCCGGGCATCCTTAACCCTTTTCGACTCAACCCTTGCTTCCTCAGCTGTACTTTCCTGTTTCGCCTGCAAGTCAACCAATGTATCTTGGCATGACTTCAAAGCAGCAGCTGCCATCAAATTCCGAGCCTCGTTATCTTCAATGACCATACCCTCACCAAATTCATCTTGCAAGCTGCATACTTTCTCCTGCATGCCCTTGATTTGGTTCTCGATTGCCCAGAACTTTGCAAGTCCATTCTCATACGAACTTTTTACAAACTCTTTCTCCGTTTGTAGAGACAGAATCTGTTTCTGCGTCTTGTCAATCTCTTCACGTGCCTGAGGTTTGGTCAAGCCGGATTTAGGAACTGTTTTAGCAGACAAGGATTTCATTGATCGCTGGGGCTCCAGCTTATTTTTCGATGTTGTTTTCGTGAGAAGACTCCTTAAATCCTTAGTAGGACCCTTTGGGGGGACCTCTGGGATGCTCCATTTTGAGATATCTGGAGGCCTTCTAGGCATTTTAGGTGAGGGATATTCATCTTCGTCATCCATCGCAAACTGAACTTGTTCCGGGAAAACAGAAGCGATTGTGTTGTTGGCATTTTGTAGCTCTGTTGAAATGTGATCATACCGCTCAGCCAAGGAGCGGTAAGCTCTGTAGGTTTCCTCGACAAATTGTATCAGCTCCGGTCTATTTTTGAAGTACATTTCTGCTCTCTTGGCAAAGGAGTCTCCATCCTCTTGAATGAGTCTAAGTACTGTTTGTACCTTTTCCTCCATATCTGCAATATCCATAACACTGTATATTCAATTTCCAGCAGATAGATGCAACTTCTTTTCGGGCAACCGAAATTATAGTGTACAACTCAAATACAAGAAGATACGTAACTATTTGGTTCACAGAAAACTCTGGAAGTTCAAGAAACATGTTTATAAATATTGCGTTTTGAGAAGATCTGattcaagaacaagaaaaagtGCAGTATTTTCTGCGAAACCTTCGACTATTAATGGTAAGCCATATTGTTTCAAATAAACCAATATCAAATAAacagatttttgtttttatcagCTGCAAAATTTGGAAGAAGATTTGATTCGATTGAACTATGAAGTCGTTCATAATTCTCTGAGTTTAGTTTATATTTTATGAACCAAACAAATTGAGTTAAATTTTGTAATAGTGAGTAACGAAGACACATTCTATCTGAATCCATTTAGatcaaaatccaaaatatgATATGATAGCAATAATGTTTGTGACTCTGAAAATATGGACATAGCCAAATCATCAAAACATAGCCAATAAACAAGAACCTAATAAAGTCGTAAAAAAACCAGAAGATTGGTTAAGAGCGGATATGATTAGATTATGTTCAGGGTTCGATCCCTCCTCATGGGACCCAGAAGATTGGTTAAGAGCGGATACGATTAGGTTATGTTCAGGGTTCGATCCCTCCTTATGGGACCCAAAATAACAGAAATGGGGAGGTAGGTAGGTACCTTGAAGATTCTGCTCGAGCCATTTGGATTGCTTAGTTCTGATGTGGCTGGCCCACCACCACGAATATGCATTGCTTGCAGCTCTCTGCAACATCTttctgctttcttcttcttcctcctcttcagaccaaaaccatgcaacccttctTCTCTAAACCAAACACCAACAATATTAACTAACttaattattgttattattatgtttaattagggaaattaaaagaaaagaaaatacagacagacagacagacacacatacacacagaGATGGAGGAAGAACGTGCATGGGAACGCGTGCGTGCATGCCCCCAACCTTGGCATTCTTTCTAATACTAGGATCATGGAGGGGAGTAAACCTCGCTCCGAATGTTTTGTCAAAGctcttcctttttctgaaaaaaattaaattaaattcaaaggataccaaaaatgaaaaatataaaataaagtcCCTCAATAGAAGGAACCCCACTTGGCAGGTTTGCTTTTTCCAGTGGCACCCTTTTACTCTTCATCCTTTTCtcgttttttgaaaaaattgaaaaaaaaaaaaaaaaaaaaagtaaggttagaaagattaaatttttgggtaaaattttctaaactaaatgatatgaaagttgatgattgaattattacttaaacgttaatgcacatacccattttttattggtaatacattatttggtttacaaatttagtcttcctaactTTACTGAAAAAAAATAGGGATGTTTTGATATAGACGCTTTGAAATTCTTAGATTTAACATCCATAGCTTTGAGacttttgatcaaacattcttatctaatttttaataacaaaaattacatatatttgGTTTACCAATCAAATGACAAATTACTATCACCTAAATCCTATATATTATCCCATAATTCATTTCAAATGACACTTTTCattactcaaataaaaaatatcattaaaattctaaaaatacaaCTAACATCCTATTAAACATAACGTACCAATTATGGACATGATATATGAATGCACATATGTATTAAACATAACGTACCAATAACTTGGTACATTATATAATCTTAGTTTTGGTACGTATtaatattttggtacattacaGATTACTaattttggtacgttatgtTATTCTTGTTTTAGTATGTACCATGGTatttgtgacaacccgtcccgaattattcgtaccgtatgtgtgaaatgacgattttgcccttggtggatatttgtcattttgggtggttgttttgttgtttggcTGGCTGCTTGTACGGACGAGACCCAAAACCCTTGTAAACGTTGCAGATCGAGGTGAAAAATtatacctttgtgttcgtgaggagcatacgagttcaaccatacaaatttcaggtaaggaatccttcgatttcacgtcgaaccaGGAATCTCCGATTTGgtcattgttcatgcacacgtgaaatgttgttttttagggaatttgaagcttataggaagcttagtgaggtccttaggaagcttggggtggttcgttaagtggaattggacgtcgggatcgtgagttgcaagtttggccgatttttctcaaatttctcCAGCGAGATTCTATGATCGTTGAGGTTTCAAACAGGTATAACATTGTTCTACTTATCAACAGCTTTCCATTGGTGTAAATTTCATTGAAATTGGtgaagaaacgagtgagaaacgaAGGTTTTAAGTTTTTCCAGGTTCTCTGGCGACTGACGACTCGCCGGAAAAGATGGCcgaatattccatcagtttggacggaatattctgaTGCGGTCAGTCAGatttaacggattccgttagGGTTTAACTGAATATTTCTGACAGTGTTAACTAACgctgtcagtgtgccaggcacgtgacCGTGCATAGTGGCGCATAGAGCTGTGCCTTCGCCGGCGCATGGAgcttcaaaaaattattttaaaaatatggggatgttcgtgaggttgagtagatcacgtttcttccaaacaccccatttgagcattgtatgagaagttattacttagttttggttatgtgctttaaattgacgtttttatagttgtttcacttGAAGGTTATATGTCGTATCCTCCCATTCCAGTAGGTGGATCTCAGTGGTACCAGGGAGGACAGCCTCAGCAGGGAGAGATTGCTATTAGTAGTGTAGGATCTTCAAGGCAATCTGGTCAGCCTAGTTAGGGGCGTAATGTGCAGGGTCGAGGTGGTCAAACTAGTAGAGGTCATGGTGGACGACAGCAGACCCAGGGG of the Pyrus communis chromosome 1, drPyrComm1.1, whole genome shotgun sequence genome contains:
- the LOC137724829 gene encoding protein NETWORKED 2D-like — translated: MDIADMEEKVQTVLRLIQEDGDSFAKRAEMYFKNRPELIQFVEETYRAYRSLAERYDHISTELQNANNTIASVFPEQVQFAMDDEDEYPSPKMPRRPPDISKWSIPEVPPKGPTKDLRSLLTKTTSKNKLEPQRSMKSLSAKTVPKSGLTKPQAREEIDKTQKQILSLQTEKEFVKSSYENGLAKFWAIENQIKGMQEKVCSLQDEFGEGMVIEDNEARNLMAAAALKSCQDTLVDLQAKQESTAEEARVESKRVKDARKNLETLKNEFHPDQTNPENPNAKDESVNEENDKSLDQEVDKATQQRQRLELLRAKIKEHYDAAPDSSLTVSEMADKIDELVTKVISLESAVSSQTALVKRLRSENDEIHEQIKNLGGDKATLIGDKEDLSKKLKELEEKLHQVQDLNWRVENQNDNLQTHFTEATCNLDHISHKLETVKPDEEVKVTGSSETKEESLVETKLQKSLEGEENVVHPVAGSKVLEEAKSDEELKPTVSLQKDEELPPEVRPLKESTEHKEIEKSNDGSVKATDALSTSAADQGKDVSKCPEINNAVNPVTGSKVVQEAKSDKELKATVSQQKDEESLDEGRPSKESTEHKEIENPSHGSVKTADALSTSAENQGKDVYESPEINNEVEEQSTRNEDEPDWQKLFVNGMEDKEKILLTQYTITLRNYKDLKKKFSEAENDLFETSVQMKELKSASAMKDEEIKSLHKKLDLLLQSLGKTKDSEEFKALDHPQTLTSSSADKKEDDQFEGTSEIEIKFRSNIDELLEENLDFWLKFSTSFHQVQQFETTVQDLQSEISKLEEKRKKQDGSSHAKYSMKSDARPIYQHLMEIQTELNVWLEKGALLKDELQCRFKSLCSIQEEITKALKTSAEDGDFKFTSYQAAKFQGEILNMKQENNKVADELQAGLDHVNALQLEIDKSTAKLNEDYRLAGSKKQPAPQLAHSESRSRVPLQSFIFGVAPKKQKRSIFAIVAPAMHKRYQDSKAKSSQL